Part of the Rubrobacter calidifluminis genome is shown below.
TGAGGTCGAAGAGCGGGCAAGGGCGCTCGTGTCCCGCATCGAAAAGAAACTCCCGGAAGTCCGGGTCGGGGTCGTACCCTCGGTGGCCCGCAGCGGCGGCGGTACGCTGCCGACGCACGAAGTCCCCTCTTTCGCCGTCAGGATCGAGGCGCACGATGCCGAAGGGCTCGCCGGGAGGCTTCGGGGGTTCGATCCCCCCGTCATCGGGAGGGTTCAGGACGATGCGTTGCTGCTCGATCTAAGGACGATGCTCCCCGGCGAAGAAGAGGAGGTGTGCTCCGCGCTTGCAGAAGCCTGCAGGGAAGTCTGAGGACAATCCCATAGCCCTGACTATCGGGACGGCCGGGCACATAGACCACGGCAAGACCACCCTGGTGCGCCGCATGACCGGCACCGACACCGACAGGCTCGAGGAGGAACACCGGCGGGGGATCTCCATCGTCCCGGGTTACGCGGAGCTCACGCTGCCGAGCGGTCGCCGGGCGAGCCTGGTCGACGTGCCGGGGCACGAGCGGTTCGTCAGGAACATGGTCTCCGGGGCGACGGGCGTCGATGCCTTCCTGCTCGTGGTCGCGGCGGACGACGGGGTCATGCCCCAGACGCGAGAGCACATGGACGTGCTCAGGATCCTCGGCGTCGAGCAGGGGGTGGTGGCGCTGACCAAGACAGACGCGGTCGACGAGGAGACGGCCGCTCTGGCCGAGCTCGACGTGGAGGAGTACCTGGAGTCGGTCGGGATAGAGGCCCCGGTGGTGCGGGTCAGCGGCGTCACGGGGGAAGGCGTGGGGGAGTTGCTCGAGGCCCTGGACCGCCTGGTGGAGACGGTGAAGCCGGGGCGCGGAGCGGAGGACGTCGCCCGGCTCCCCGTGGACCGGGCCTTCGTCCTGCAGGGGATAGGTGTGGTCGTGACCGGGACGTTGTGGTCTGGGGAGATACGGGTCGGGGATATGCTGTATACCTCCTCCGGGTTGCGCCCGAGGGTGCGCAGCATCCAGAACCACGGCCGTCCGGCCGAGATCGCCCGCCGGGGGGCGCGGACGGCGCTCAACCTCGCCGGGGTGGAGATCTCGGAGGTCTCCGCCGGTGACGTGCTGCTCTCCGAGCCCCATCCTCCCACGCGCATGATCGACGCAAGGATAAGGCTTTTGGAGGGGGCCCGGCCGCTCGGGCACGGTGTCCGGGTGCGGTTGCACCACGCCACCACCTCGGTCAACGCCCGGGTGCTCCTGGCGGGGCGGGAGAGGCTCGCGCCCGGGGAGAGCGCGCTGGGGCGTCTCAGGCTCGAAGCTCCGGTGGTGGCGTTCTTCGGCGACCGGTTCGTGCTGCGTTCTCTGGCTCCCCAGGTCACGATCGGAGGGGGGACGGTGCTGGATCCTCATCCTGCGGGACGGCGGCCGGACGAGGAGTGGCTCGGCGCGCTCGAGGATGGGGATCTCACGAAGATACTGCCGGCCGCCCTGCGCCGCTCTCCGGACTCCGGGCTCTCCCGGGAGGAGGTGGCGGAGCTTGTCCCGTCCTCCCGGGGCAGACTGCGGGGCGACGAGAAGATCGAGGGCGTCGTCTCCGTCGGCGGGATTTACGCCCTCGAGTCCGCCGTAGAAGAGGGGAAGAGGCGGCTGCTGCGGGCGGTGCGGGAGCGTTACGAGGGATCGCCCGAGAGCCCTGAGCTCTCGCTCGCGGAGGCGCGTGCCGCGACGGGTCTGGAGGAGCGCCTCGCCGACGCCGTCGTGGATGGGCTTGAAGAAGCCGGGAAAGTGAGGGTCTCCGAGGCCGGGGTGAGTCTCCCGGAGGCGGAGGTGCCCGAGGAGATCGAGGAGGGAGCGCGCAGGCTCCTTTCGCGCCTGCGCGAGGCGGGGGTGGAGGCGCCGACGCTGGAGGAGAGCCCGGAGCTTCGGCTGCTGTTGCGACGGGGCGAGGCGGTGAGGGTCGGGGAGAACATGTTCGCCGCCCGGGAGGTTGCGCGCAGGATGATCGAGGAGATAATCGCGTTCTGCAGGGAGTCGGACGAGGTGACCCTCGCCGGCTTCCGGGACCGCATGTCCACGAGCCGCAAGTACGCTCAGGCCTGGCTCGAGTACGCGGACGGAGAAGGCGTGACCCGGAGGGTCGGGGACAGGAGGGTCCTCACCCGCCGCTACCGCTAGGTTGCTGTATTAAAATCCGTCTCGGAATGCGTGGGCCTGGTGGCCCGGCCGGTCTTCAAAACCGGTTTGCGGCTCCGGGAGGGGCCGTGGTGGTTCGATTCCCCCGCATTCCGCAGCAGGTTTTTGTGAACTCTCGGAGATCGGTCGGTGATGGACGAGTTCTCGCACATAGACGCCGGGGGCGCCGCCCGGATGGTCGACGTCGGTGGGAAGCCCGTCGTCCGGCGCGCCGCCCGGGCGACGGGGCGCATCAGCCTCTCCCCTGGTACGGTGGATCTCCTGAGGCAGAAGGCGCTCCCGAAAGGGGATGCCCTCAATACGGCCAGGATCGCCGGGATCGTGGCCGCCAAGCGCACGCCGGAGCTCATACCGCTGTGCCACGGCATCGCTCTGAGCCACGTGGACGTCGAGTTCGAGGTCGAGGAGGACGGGGTCGTGATAGAGGCCACCGCCCGGGCTTCGGATCGGACGGGGGTGGAGATGGAGGCGCTCACGGCGGTGAGCGTCGCGGCGCTCACGCTCTATGACATGTGCAAGGCGGTGGACAAAAACATGCGGATAGAGGGCGTGAGGCTCCTCGAGAAGACCAAGAGCCCTTCAGAGTGAAGGACGATACGGAATCCCTTCCGGGCTTGTGAGAAGATCTCGTTACAGGAATAGTTCCTGTTCATGGATGAAGGCTGGTGGAGGTGCTTTGTCGGAGGAGCCCGCGAAAGAAGATTCCTTTCTCTATCCAGTGTTCTTCGACCTGCGCGGCCGGCGGTGCGTGGTGATAGGAGGAGGCGGGGTCGCGACCCGCAAGATCCTTGAGCTGGCCCGGGCGGGAGCCGAGGTGGTCGCCGTGGCCCCCTGCGTCGGGCCGGAGATCGTGCGTGTATGCAGCGAGGTGCATGAGCGGCCCTACCAGAGCGGGGATCTCGATGGTGCCTTCCTCGCTTTCGCGGCGACCGACTCCCGGGAGGTGAACCGGACGGTGGCGGAGGAAGCGCACCGGCGAGGCATCCCGGTGAACGTCGCCGACCGTCCGGCGGAGGGCGACTTCTCCCTCCCGTCGGTGCTCCGGCGGGGACTCCTTCAGGTCGCGGTCTCCACGAGCGGTGCGTCCCCCGCTCTGGCGCGCTCCATCCGGAGGCAGCTGGAGGGGTTGTTCGGGCGGGAATGGGAGGATCTCGTGCGGCGTGTGGGGGAGGCGCGGCGGCTGGGAGACCACGACGAAGGGCTCGAAGAGGAGGTGAGGGCTTGCTTATCGCGGTTGCGGGGATGAGCTACAGGACCACGCCGGTCGAGATCAGGGAGAAGGTCGCCTTCCCGGTGTGTGCCGGACGTAGCTTCCTGCGGCGCATCAGGGAGGAAGGGCTCGTTTCGGAGGCCGTCCTGCTCTCCACGTGCAACAGAACGGAGCTCTACGCCGTCCTGGAGGGCGAGAGGATGAGGGCACCGCTTCTGGCGGCGATCGCCGGGGACAGGGGGTTGGATCTCGCGACCCTGGAGCGCGAGATCTACTGGTTGACCGACGAGGAGGCCGTGAGGCACCTTTACCGGGTGGCGAGTTCGCTGGACTCCATGGTCGTCGGGGAGGCCCAGATACTGGGACAGGTGCGCGAGGCCTACCGCGTGGCGACGGAGGAGAAGGCGACCGGGCATATCATAAACCGGCTCTTTCACACCGCGCTCAGGATCGGCAAGCGGGTCCGGGCGCAGACCGGGATCGGGGACGGCTCGGTCTCGGTGCCGCACGTGGCGGCGAAGCTGGCCGAGGAGGTCTTCGGCGGGCTGCGCGGTCGGCGGGCGCTGGTGATCGGCGCGGGCGACATGAGCGAGCTGGTCGTCAAGCACCTGAGATCTCGCGGCATCAGGGAGGTGATGATAGCCAACCGCACCCCGGAGCGTGCCCGTCTGCTGGCCGATCGCCTGGAGGGGATCGCCGTCGGGTTCGAGGACATCGGCCGGGAGCTCGCGGCTGCGGACGTCGTGGTAAGCTCCACGGGCTCCGGAGAGTGGGTCGTCAGCCTGGAGGAGGTCGAGCGGGCCGTCGAGAGGCGTACGGCGCCGCTCTTCTTCGTCGATATCGCGGTGCCCCGGGACGTAGACCCCCGGGTGCAGAGCCTCAGAGGGGTCCACCTCTACGACATAGACGACCTGCAGGCGGTCGTCGAACGCAACGCCTGCGACCGGAAGGCCGCGGCGGAGGCGGGGGAGGCCATGATCTCCCCGGCCGTCGTGGAGTTCATGAGCTGGCTCTCGACCCTGGACGTGGTGCCGGTCATCAAAGAGATGAGGAACGAGGCGGAGAGTATCCGGCGCCACGAGCTGGCGCGGGCGCTGAAGAGGCTCGACCTCTCTCCGGAAGAGGAGCAGGTGCTGGAGAGGATGACCCACGCCATCGTCAACAAGCTGCTGCACGGTCCGATCCAGGAGGTGAAGTCCCGGGCTTCTTCTCCTCTGCAGAGCCCGGAGGTGCGGCGGCGCCTGTGGGAGCGGGAGAGCTTC
Proteins encoded:
- a CDS encoding precorrin-2 dehydrogenase/sirohydrochlorin ferrochelatase family protein → MSEEPAKEDSFLYPVFFDLRGRRCVVIGGGGVATRKILELARAGAEVVAVAPCVGPEIVRVCSEVHERPYQSGDLDGAFLAFAATDSREVNRTVAEEAHRRGIPVNVADRPAEGDFSLPSVLRRGLLQVAVSTSGASPALARSIRRQLEGLFGREWEDLVRRVGEARRLGDHDEGLEEEVRACLSRLRG
- the selB gene encoding selenocysteine-specific translation elongation factor, which encodes MQKPAGKSEDNPIALTIGTAGHIDHGKTTLVRRMTGTDTDRLEEEHRRGISIVPGYAELTLPSGRRASLVDVPGHERFVRNMVSGATGVDAFLLVVAADDGVMPQTREHMDVLRILGVEQGVVALTKTDAVDEETAALAELDVEEYLESVGIEAPVVRVSGVTGEGVGELLEALDRLVETVKPGRGAEDVARLPVDRAFVLQGIGVVVTGTLWSGEIRVGDMLYTSSGLRPRVRSIQNHGRPAEIARRGARTALNLAGVEISEVSAGDVLLSEPHPPTRMIDARIRLLEGARPLGHGVRVRLHHATTSVNARVLLAGRERLAPGESALGRLRLEAPVVAFFGDRFVLRSLAPQVTIGGGTVLDPHPAGRRPDEEWLGALEDGDLTKILPAALRRSPDSGLSREEVAELVPSSRGRLRGDEKIEGVVSVGGIYALESAVEEGKRRLLRAVRERYEGSPESPELSLAEARAATGLEERLADAVVDGLEEAGKVRVSEAGVSLPEAEVPEEIEEGARRLLSRLREAGVEAPTLEESPELRLLLRRGEAVRVGENMFAAREVARRMIEEIIAFCRESDEVTLAGFRDRMSTSRKYAQAWLEYADGEGVTRRVGDRRVLTRRYR
- the hemA gene encoding glutamyl-tRNA reductase — its product is MLIAVAGMSYRTTPVEIREKVAFPVCAGRSFLRRIREEGLVSEAVLLSTCNRTELYAVLEGERMRAPLLAAIAGDRGLDLATLEREIYWLTDEEAVRHLYRVASSLDSMVVGEAQILGQVREAYRVATEEKATGHIINRLFHTALRIGKRVRAQTGIGDGSVSVPHVAAKLAEEVFGGLRGRRALVIGAGDMSELVVKHLRSRGIREVMIANRTPERARLLADRLEGIAVGFEDIGRELAAADVVVSSTGSGEWVVSLEEVERAVERRTAPLFFVDIAVPRDVDPRVQSLRGVHLYDIDDLQAVVERNACDRKAAAEAGEAMISPAVVEFMSWLSTLDVVPVIKEMRNEAESIRRHELARALKRLDLSPEEEQVLERMTHAIVNKLLHGPIQEVKSRASSPLQSPEVRRRLWERESFEVELHGPRRG
- the moaC gene encoding cyclic pyranopterin monophosphate synthase MoaC, with protein sequence MDEFSHIDAGGAARMVDVGGKPVVRRAARATGRISLSPGTVDLLRQKALPKGDALNTARIAGIVAAKRTPELIPLCHGIALSHVDVEFEVEEDGVVIEATARASDRTGVEMEALTAVSVAALTLYDMCKAVDKNMRIEGVRLLEKTKSPSE